The window CGCCGACTCACGGCGTTCGCGGTGTTCAGaagcctgcatgcacccgcAGCCACAAATCACGTCCCCCCCCGTAGGGAGCGCTGTTCACAAAAAAAAACTGTTCACACCCCTCAAAACCGGTCCGTCCCCATCAAGGGCccaaaggaagaaaagagcctCTGATGAACCAGCGACAGTGACCCATCTCTGCGTACAGTATTTTCACTTCTTGTAGCGCGACACAAGTGCACCACGCTCAGTCTACACATcaacgtatatatatatatatatatatatcgatagGAATCTACATTGATGTAAATCTAAGGTTTTCcgtatacagatatatgaATGTATCAGTGTGCCAATATGCGTCTACTGGTTTATAGGTTGCTTCGTCAGCGGGACTATGCGTGACGGGAGGGGGACACCTAGCGTTTGTGATTGGCGTGGCGACTCCGATTTACAGAACGCTGCAAACCACGGCTCTGCAAGCAGCGTCGCCGTCACCGAGCGTGACGACATCTGCCACTGAAGGCGGGAAGTGTATCGACAAATCGGCAGCAAACGTGTCTCACCAGTTGTCCAGCGCAGGGTTCTTCTGCCGCACTgcctgcagcgcctctgCGGATCGGAGAGCcctgagaagaagaggacagagacagagaaaaaacctcagaggacgcagagacTCGGCCTCCGTTTCGCGTGGAACTTGAGGTCTGTCCGGGGTCTGAGCTCAAGCTGAGAACTGGACATCTGCTATAGGGGCCAccgcctgcatgcattgcGACGCTGGCCATGGctgttttgcatgcgcacacgTGGTTGTTTCGACCTGCGGTGTGTGGGAGCTTCTGTTTTCGAGCAGTCAAAAATAAGGccagaagcgggagaagcggaaatCTCGCGCACACAGCGGCGTTCAACTCAGGCTCGGTGTGAATTTTGAGAGCTTCGAAATCGAGTCTCTGTACTGCCTTACTGGCACAGGCCGTAGACGACGACGTCGGCCATGTCGGGTTCCTGGCCCCCGTGGAAAGGCCCCGACTGTCCGCCGGCGTTTTGCACGCGCTGCATCcattcgctgcatgcgctctccagcgcctgAGCTGGGTCCGTGATGCCtagcttcttcttcttcatccggGTAACTGCGAcgaagcggaaaggagagcacggcagagaaaaggagcgacAGGCAGAGCAAGGGAGACCAACGCTGCGCGAATGAAGGCGTGGAGTGCGTGCTagcagaaggcgcgaggagggaggagagaggagcgagacaggaggtCCAGAGATCACGAGGATGATTAACACACCGTGACGTCAACTGCTCGCGACGAGGACGTGGACCCACGAGCAAAAAAATCTTCACAGCGCCCCCAAAAGTGAAAAAGCCATGCTTGGAAACAGATCCTTTTCTGGTCACCGGGCTGGTGCGCTAGCGAGGGACAGGTGTACACTCTGTACACTCTGTACAGCTGTCCCTCGCCACAGGACGGGAAATGCCTCGAACCACGCCGACTCACAGAAGCACGCGGGGACATGTATACATCGCCGAAGTTCGAGAGAGTTCCAGGAAGGCACCCCTCAGCAGATACGTTCCCACGCCGATAAAAACAGACTGTCTACGAGGCAAACACGCGAGGTCGCACCAGATGACCCAGAACGGGCTGGCCGACTGGCTGGGGCAGGGCGCCTCAGCGTCCATCCGTtcatctgtttctctcttgccgGCAGCGTTGCAGCAGCGCGCGCGCCAAGTCCATCCGCTGACGCGCTGCGAAAGTCGCGCTCTGCGCGTTTTGTTGAGCAACAGCGAGAGCCAGGTTGACACAGTACTCTCGgccggtgtacagacacgcaaaaaaaggcaaaaggaATGCAGCGCCTGTGCCGCTGGAGAGAGCCGGGAGGCGACACACATCCCCGATAGCGCGTACCTGCAAACATCACTAGCGGCCCACCGATGCGAACGCTGAGTCTTTCGAGTGGCGAGAAGTTGCTGAGGGCCGAAATGGAACTAAAGGCCTTCCAGCTGAACGACgcagaaagacaagaaagcgTCGCCAAAGAAGATGAAAAGGACGCGACgcaagagagggaagatgaGAAGATAAGGAGACGAAcgtgaagcgagagagcgaaaacggacgagaagcgctacgggaagagacggacgggagagagaggaagacggagggcgTTTTTCGTGCCGGCCAGACGTGGACATGCCGCACCTGGATAAAAGCGTTGAATAAAGACAAGCTGGGAAAATGGGCGTGAGATGTGTGTACGCCCAATCGATGTCGCGCTGCTCCCGGTCGCTCAACTTTCCGGAGACAGCTGTCTCGCCCTCAGCCGCCCGCGGGGTGTACTTGCAGAGTTCACACACCCGCCGAATGATCTCTCGAGAGTCATTGACCtggcaggcgaggaaaagacagagagagagattgagagacagaacgagaaacagaacaagatagaaagagagacggagagcgggCAGCGACGAAGGAGGCGTCTAacgtcgacgaggcgaagacaaCTGTCGGATAGCATTGCTTTGCAGATAATCCGAGGCGCTTCAATGAACGAGACAGCGCGTATTTGTGACACATCAGCACACGCCTCTGGATCCAATCTGAACAGGAATGCAGCTACGAGATAGACTTCACATATGTTcatctatatataaatatctatatatacgcatacatTTATATGCAGCTGTATAGATgccgatatatatacatatatatatatatatatatatacagagagagagagaggagggagagagtgaCAGAAACAGTGTGCACGCACGCATGCCAATGTCGGAGTGTTTGAGAGGGTGTTGATGTTTCGCattttgtgtgttttttcgctgTCTGCCTGTGGAGTTCTCGCGGCTCACTTGTTGCCCGTCCAGCAGCGCGATGGGAACCTTCTTGTAGTTTTGGTCTAGGCGAGCGTCGAGGAGTTCCTTCTTGCTGAAGGGATGTACCTGCGAGGCGGAAAACGTGACGCA of the Neospora caninum Liverpool complete genome, chromosome XII genome contains:
- a CDS encoding putative glutaredoxin domain containing protein, which encodes MMASAFTPRVSSNLLSCASGGKAFVRGRQVAVQRLGGRQLSHAGPAVCGRRHPAPSLSSFPSVSFSRSLSPFSFFSSGASFSPASARVGKVSSRTFATAQATGSLETTEKDEKDASVATLFQFTVCPYCTATRTVFDFFSLPYEAVEVHPFSKKELLDARLDQNYKKVPIALLDGQQVNDSREIIRRVCELCKYTPRAAEGETAVSGKLSDREQRDIDWAYTHLTPIFPACLYSTLLSSWKAFSSISALSNFSPLERLSVRIGGPLVMFAVTRMKKKKLGITDPAQALESACSEWMQRVQNAGGQSGPFHGGQEPDMADVVVYGLCQALRSAEALQAVRQKNPALDNCAPYGGGRDLWLRVHAGF